The Melospiza georgiana isolate bMelGeo1 chromosome 9, bMelGeo1.pri, whole genome shotgun sequence genome has a segment encoding these proteins:
- the F3 gene encoding tissue factor, producing the protein MKLAIQWCPVSPEFQEEKGGVVQGPDDTSQAQGHGPQACPGAPSRPARPAPEDAVAGLHPAGHVRPSAPLPPFPRRSRAVFAQSGMPERFRRAPSPRPRCAAPGRGLGPASARRCPIYAAAAPVSGSSLSAPSMLRAAAPPRALLLGALLWPLAAGYKDLPTAVNITWSSINFKTILQWQPKPSGYFYTVEIHGQTSDVRRKCILTSETECDVTDALRNVKETYTAHILSVKPAEMDNFEEPLYNVSEKFTPYNQTVIGKPEITDYSQKGSKLNVVFKDPLTPYIFPNGSFMSIQDIFQHDLEYKLYYWKDQSSGKKDVTTKSHNFEVSVDSGKNYCFYVQGIIPSRRENRNGQESRVLCTSVGRNILDEYGTEVFIILAVIAVAVITLAIVLPVVLCKRKKAKRARAEREKELLNGI; encoded by the exons ATGAAGTTGGCTATCCAGTGGTGTCCAGTTTCACCAGAATTCCaagaggagaagggaggggTGGTACAAGGGCCTGATGACACcagccaggcacagggacacggACCGCAGGCGTGTCCAGGTGCGCCCTCACGTCCAGCTCGGCCTGCGCCGGAGGATGCGGTGGCGGGGCTGCATCCCGCGGGACACGTCCGTCCCTCAGCgcccctccctccctttcctcGAAGATCCCGCGCTGTGTTTGCTCAATCGGGGATGCCCGAGCGCTTCCGCCGCGCTCCGTCCCCTCGCCCCCGCTGCGCGGCCCCGGGGCGCGGCCTGGGTCCCGCCTCTGCGCGGCGCTGCCCCATATATGCGGCGGCGGCGCCCGTCAGCGGCAGCTCCCTCAGCGCGCCCAGCATGCTGCGTGCCGCCGCCCCGCCACGGGCACTGCTGCTCGGCGCGCTGCTCTGGCCCCTGGCCGCCG GCTACAAGGACCTACCAACAGCAGTCAATATAACTTGGTCTTCAATCAATTTTAAAACTATACTACAGTGGCAACCAAAACCATCAGGCTACTTCTATACTGTAGAAATACATGG ACAGACATCTGACGTGAGGAGAAAATGCATACTGACATCAGAAACAGAGTGTGATGTTACTGATGCGCTCAGGAATGTAAAGGAGACCTATACAGCACACATACTGTCTGTAAAGCCTGCGGAGATGGATAACTTTGAAGAGCCACTTTATAATGTCTCTGAAAAATTTACACCTTATAACCAGA CTGTTATTGGAAAACCAGAGATAACGGATTATTCACAAAAAGGTTCCAAACTGAATGTCGTGTTCAAAGATCCGCTTACACCATACATATTTCCTAATGGAAGCTTTATGAGTATTCAAGATATTTTCCAGCATGACCTGGAATACAAACTCTATTACTGGAAAGATCAAAGTTCTGGAAAG AAAGATGTAACAACAAAAAGCCATAATTTTGAAGTAAGCGTTGACAGCGGAAAGAACTATTGCTTCTATGTCCAGGGAATCATTCCCTCTCGCAGAGAAAATCGTAATGGCCAAGAAAGCAGGGTGCTCTGCACCAGTGTAGGAAGGAATATCTTAGATG aaTATGGAACAGAAGTCTTTATCATCTTAGCAGTGATAGCAGTTGCAGTCATCACTCTCGCCATTGTCCTTCCCGTGGTTCTGTGTAAACGCAAGAAAGCAAAGAGAGCAAGagctgagagagaaaaggagcTGCTTAATGGTATCTAA